GCCCGGCAAAGGCCTGGCGCTGGATGCATTGTTGCTCGAACGATAGGCCTTCAGATCGCATGGCATAAAATTCATATGCCTCTGTTTTTCGTTTAATAAAAATGGAATCGAACTGGCTGCCAAATTCCGCTCCCGAAGGCCGTTGATCAGTTAAGCGAAGTTTGACGGTTTGGCTTGTATTGGGGGAAATCCGTAGTTGGTAGCAGGCCGCAGTTTTCGTCCCAATGCGGTCTGGATTGACAGCATGAGGGTCGTCATGAATGAGATACCGATGAAACGCATCTTTGACGTATGGGGTCCTATTAGGGGTGCCCCAGATTTGTTCAGTATTCGACTCATTTTCCGTGAACAGAAGCTCTGGATTACCGTCACAGATCAGCCAGCGTTTTCCGTAATAGACATGCTCGGCTTCTACGGTCCTCACGCCTTTGGCGGAGGGTATGTGCCGGAGAATAGGTTTATCCCTCTCTGTTCCCCATGACCATGTGTTGCGAAACCACAATGTTGGACACAGCGTAAGAGAAGCAGGGTCCGGACCACGATTAAAAGCCGTAATTTTAATGGCTATGTCGTCGGGAGTCGCCTTCGCATATTCGACAAACACATCGAAATACCGGTTTTCCTGAAAAATCCCGGTATCGAGCAATTCAAACTCACCGGTCTGGCGATCCCGTTGCTGACTTTGCTCAAGCAGTTGCGCATACGGAAAAGCTTGATGCGGATATTTATACAGAAACTTCATGTACGAATGGGTTGGCGTTGAATCCAGGTAAAAATAATACTCTTTGACATCTTCACCATGATTCCCTTCCAGATTGGTGAGGCCGAACAGCCGCTCCTTGAGGATCGGGTCCTGACCATTCCAGAGCGCCAAGGCAAAACAGATGTATTGATGACGATCACAGATTCCACCAAGACCATCTTCTCCCCAGCGGTAGGTACGAGACCGAGCATGGTCATGCGGAAAATACTCCCACGCTGAGCCGTCGGCGCTGTAATCTTCACGCACGGTTCCCCATTGTCGCTCACTTAAATAGGGGCCCCAGCGCTTCCAATGTTTCATGCGTCGATTGGATTCATCCAATCGACGATGTTCTGCCGTCTTTGGAGTCTGTCTGCTGCCCCTTGTTGGAGCCTTGGTTTTACGCCGTTGCGCTGACTTCATCGCTGAAAAATTCTTTGGAAATATTTATTTCGAGAAGGGTGAGTGTCTCAACTGGCATCCCGGAGGAGATTGTCTTCAGAGACTGACCAGAGCCATGGTTGGTATGTATCTCTTATGCCATGAACAGGGTAACAAGATGAAATAATTATAACAGCCAATTCGATGCTTTCTACCGAAAAAGGCAAGCGCCTGGGTCCTCACAAGACTTCAGTCGAATCCTCAGGATCGCTATACCATACTGGATAAGAAATGGGAAAGCCCTTTGCGTGACCGACAATTTGTCGTACTGAAGGACAGTTTGTTTTATTTATGGAGTAAATAAGGGAAATATCAGAAAAACAGTGATGAAAACACTCAGGAATTTGAAAATTTTTCGACCGAATCCTCTGGCATGCGGGTTGCCTTTCAATAGGTGGTGTTGGAAGCGCAAGACAGCGCATTACAGGGAGGGAGGTGAGGGGTAGTGAAAAACAATCAACAAAAATCCAACAAAGGTGCTCAGATTAAACCGGCGGTCTCTCATGATCAGAAAGTCGGACAATCCAAAGCTGATCCCAAGAAGCCCGTTGGAAAACATTAATGTGTTTGAGATTCCTCGAGGTCGGGTTCCTCTCGACCTCGAGTGAGTCTGAACGAGAATTTCTTGCGAACACATGCGTTGTAGAGGAAAAACAAGAGGCGGACTATGGAACATAAAGAAATCGGCGTGCAGAATCATTTACCGTTGAGTGTCATCGCGTTAATGACGGCTGGAGTGCTTGGCCTAGTTTGCGGTCTACTTCTTGCTCCACAGTCGGGCCCTCGGACGCGCCGTCAGCTTCATGATCTGGCGCTTGACGCCAAAGAACAAGTGGATGAATGGGCCGAAGAGGTCAAAGACTCCGTCGAGGATCTGCTCAAACAGAAGAAAAAATTTTCGGGGTTTCAACAGAAATAGTATGCCCTGCGTGAATGACGTAATAAGCCAATGCGACTCGACACGGCAATCGGACAGGGAAAGGGAACATGCAGTATGAGTGGAGTTCAAGAATTAGAGAGAGGCATTCCTCAATTCGTCCTGGAAGCTATTCGACGATGGCAATACGAAAAGCGAACGGATCAGTTAATTCTTAATTTTCACCAGGGTACAATCGGGTCAATTCAGTTTTTCAAGATGAAGGTTACTAAAACAGAAGAATTGGGAAAATGTTTCTAACGTCGAAATTCCTATATTAAAGACTTAAGGGACCACCTGTTAAACAGATGCCTATCTTCCCAAACGGGAAGGTGGGCTTTTTTGTGCAAAAAATCAAGATTCCGATGTTCAATTTGGCGTGCTCATTAACAATCAATCATAACAAGGAGGTAAACAGTTTACCAATGGGTATTATCAGTCAAAGCAGACGTTCCCTTTGGGGATGCGTGTCAGTCGCAGTTATCAGTATGTTTGTTCTGGTGGACAATGCACAGGCTGTGTCGATGCTTCGATTATCGAGCTCACAGGGTGGCTCGGTAACCGTGACCGATCAAGGTGCGAACGATGATAATAGCAATGTGGGCGTGACGGAATTCGATGGATCGCTCACAGGATGGAACGTGAACATCACGACCGGCATCACGCATCCAGTATTAGGGTCAAGTCTCTCACCAGAGTTTGACTTGAATAGTGTCAATGTTTCGCAATCGGCGGGAACGCTGACGATTGCGTTTACTGAGACAGATTTCGGGAATAGTTCGGCGTTTGCTGGCGGCGGTGGATTTTTCGCTGCCATTGGTGGGACGACGGTCGGGACCGTGTCCTATCAAACCTACCTGGATAGTGCCAATACGCCTTTTGCTCAAACGACGCTGTTAGGAAACGTTGGGCCATTCGGGACCAACGCCTTTTCCGGGACAGATTCAGGCTCGTTTGCAGGATTGAACGCGCCCTTTTCCCTGACCTCAGTGGTGACCATTACGCATAGTGGGGCTGGGATTTCGTCGTTCGATGCCAATCGGTCTTTGACCGGAACACCCGGAGGAGCTCCTGTTCCAGAGCCATCGAGCATGTTGTTGCTTGGGTCTGGTCTCCTGGGGTTAGGTTATTGGCGTTGGAATAAGAAAAAAGAAACAGCGACAAAAGAGTAATCATTCCATACCATGACCGCTTCACGAAGGAGCTTGAGGTGAGCCGATTCCCTCAAGCTCCTTTGTTTTATGTATGTTGGGGCCGGCTCGGAACCAGGCACGTTTGATGCATTTTATCTCATAGAGAAAACTAGGAGATGTCATGAAACAACTTGCTGAAACGTGGTCGATCGATGAACAGCTCAAGCACCGAGGGCATTGCAGCATGCAAAAATTTTATGAACACGTGGTCTATGTCTGGATGACTGTCGTTATGACCCTCCTGTGCACCTTGGTCTACCTCGCCGTGAGATAATGCAAAAAGGTCTGGAATGACTTGAAACATACGGTTAGTTGGCCTACATCCATAGGGCAAAGGTTGAAGAAAAAAGAGGTAGACCTCCTCAACTGGAGACACACTTATGATAGACTATAGCAGATCAAAATAACTCATGCGGCAAATACAGTGCGGT
The genomic region above belongs to Nitrospirales bacterium and contains:
- a CDS encoding YtxH domain-containing protein codes for the protein MEHKEIGVQNHLPLSVIALMTAGVLGLVCGLLLAPQSGPRTRRQLHDLALDAKEQVDEWAEEVKDSVEDLLKQKKKFSGFQQK
- a CDS encoding PEP-CTERM sorting domain-containing protein, which produces MFVLVDNAQAVSMLRLSSSQGGSVTVTDQGANDDNSNVGVTEFDGSLTGWNVNITTGITHPVLGSSLSPEFDLNSVNVSQSAGTLTIAFTETDFGNSSAFAGGGGFFAAIGGTTVGTVSYQTYLDSANTPFAQTTLLGNVGPFGTNAFSGTDSGSFAGLNAPFSLTSVVTITHSGAGISSFDANRSLTGTPGGAPVPEPSSMLLLGSGLLGLGYWRWNKKKETATKE